From one Bacteroidales bacterium genomic stretch:
- a CDS encoding HAD family phosphatase encodes MSNSDIQMAITDLDGTLFNDQQETAREDLNTLKKLANQNIVRVVATGRNLYSALNRLKPNFPIDYLIFSSGAGIYDWKTKRLIHSNYLPKEKVEDIALILINSGINFMIHELIPENHKFVYYRSNTYNPDFERRFQLYKDFAEPLYPNTETYQHSCQIIAITNKKADLHDLLDQEIQGVKIIRATSPLDGVSIWIEVFPEGVSKGHGVEWLCRYTEVDPSKTLGIGNDYNDLDLLNFTAWSYVVDNAPEDLKKFYPTCRSNEQCGFTDAVKQTIAID; translated from the coding sequence ATGAGCAATTCTGATATTCAAATGGCAATCACTGATCTGGATGGCACCCTTTTCAACGATCAACAGGAGACTGCCCGGGAGGATCTGAATACACTTAAGAAACTGGCAAACCAAAACATTGTCCGCGTGGTGGCCACCGGCAGAAATCTCTATTCTGCCCTCAATCGGCTTAAACCCAACTTTCCTATTGATTATCTGATCTTTTCCTCAGGAGCAGGAATCTATGATTGGAAAACTAAAAGATTGATCCATTCTAACTACCTTCCGAAAGAAAAAGTGGAAGATATTGCCCTTATACTCATAAATTCCGGAATTAATTTTATGATTCATGAATTGATACCGGAAAATCATAAATTCGTCTATTATAGGAGCAATACCTATAATCCTGACTTTGAAAGAAGGTTCCAGCTTTACAAAGATTTTGCAGAGCCATTGTATCCAAATACCGAAACTTACCAGCATTCCTGCCAGATCATAGCCATCACCAATAAAAAGGCCGACCTGCACGACCTTTTAGATCAAGAAATTCAGGGAGTAAAAATCATCCGGGCCACCAGTCCGCTAGACGGAGTTTCCATATGGATCGAAGTTTTCCCGGAGGGTGTTTCCAAAGGACATGGGGTGGAGTGGTTATGCCGTTACACCGAAGTAGATCCCTCCAAAACGCTTGGCATCGGAAATGATTACAATGACCTTGACCTGCTGAACTTCACCGCATGGAGCTATGTCGTAGATAACGCCCCTGAAGATCTTAAAAAATTTTATCCTACCTGTCGAAGCAACGAACAATGTGGCTTTACAGATGCCGTTAAACAAACCATTGCCATTGACTGA
- a CDS encoding peroxiredoxin, whose amino-acid sequence MIMEQKEATSSFPLIGDKFPEMTVQTTEGKINLPNDYKGKWLVLFSHPADFTPVCTTEFVAFAKRKDQFDQLNTELLGLSIDQVFSHIKWDEWIEENIDVKINFPIIADSNGDISKKIGMIHPGKGSQTVRAVFIIDPKGVIRLILYYPQEIGRNMDEIVRVIKALQVSDEKGVAVPANWPDNELIKDRVIVPPPSDKKSAKKRLEEYDCYDWWFCHKENK is encoded by the coding sequence ATGATTATGGAACAAAAAGAAGCAACAAGCAGTTTTCCACTGATTGGGGATAAATTCCCCGAAATGACCGTACAAACAACGGAAGGTAAGATTAACCTTCCCAATGATTACAAAGGCAAGTGGCTTGTACTTTTCAGTCACCCGGCAGACTTTACTCCTGTTTGTACAACAGAATTCGTAGCCTTTGCAAAGAGAAAGGATCAATTTGACCAGCTCAATACCGAGCTCCTCGGTTTGTCCATCGATCAGGTATTCTCTCATATCAAATGGGATGAATGGATTGAGGAAAACATTGATGTAAAAATCAATTTTCCGATCATTGCCGATTCCAATGGAGATATTTCTAAGAAAATCGGGATGATCCATCCGGGCAAAGGATCCCAAACGGTAAGGGCTGTATTTATTATTGATCCGAAAGGCGTTATTAGGCTGATCCTTTACTATCCACAGGAAATCGGAAGAAACATGGACGAAATTGTAAGAGTTATCAAAGCCCTTCAGGTTTCTGACGAAAAAGGTGTCGCTGTACCGGCTAACTGGCCTGATAATGAATTGATAAAAGACAGGGTGATTGTGCCACCCCCATCAGATAAGAAAAGTGCCAAAAAGCGTCTTGAAGAATACGATTGCTATGACTGGTGGTTCTGCCACAAGGAAAATAAGTAA
- a CDS encoding pyridoxamine kinase, whose protein sequence is MHIPVEKVAAIHDLSGFGRASLTVIIPILSRMGIQVCPLPTAVLSTHSKYSEFYFVDLTEHMPPVIEHWKKLDLEFSAIYSGFLGSHRQIEIVKHFIDTFHREEQLVVIDPVMGDDGKIYTPLSQNHVKEMRSLIEKANVITPNLTEAALLLNKKFPSRVTNNQIKDWILELSEKGPQIVIVTSVPESRQKNITSVIAYNKKDQRFWKVSVNYLPANYPGTGDAFASVVTGSLLQGDSLPIALDRAVRFTSMGVRATFGYDYNTDQGILLERILDTLVAPVQTSSYEIF, encoded by the coding sequence ATGCATATACCCGTAGAAAAAGTAGCCGCCATACATGATTTGTCAGGTTTCGGCAGGGCATCCCTTACAGTAATAATACCCATTCTCTCACGAATGGGCATCCAGGTATGTCCGCTTCCTACTGCAGTATTATCCACACACAGCAAATATTCGGAATTTTATTTTGTGGATCTGACTGAACATATGCCCCCGGTAATAGAGCACTGGAAGAAGCTGGACCTGGAGTTTAGCGCCATATACAGTGGTTTTTTAGGCTCACACAGACAAATAGAGATCGTAAAGCACTTTATCGATACATTTCATAGAGAGGAGCAACTGGTGGTCATTGATCCGGTAATGGGAGATGACGGAAAAATTTATACACCATTGAGCCAGAATCATGTAAAAGAAATGCGCTCTTTAATAGAGAAAGCCAATGTAATCACTCCCAATCTGACAGAAGCCGCTTTACTGCTAAATAAAAAATTCCCCAGCCGTGTCACAAACAATCAAATCAAGGACTGGATCCTTGAATTATCAGAAAAAGGTCCGCAAATTGTAATTGTAACAAGTGTTCCTGAATCCAGACAAAAGAACATCACCTCGGTGATTGCTTATAACAAAAAAGATCAACGCTTCTGGAAAGTATCAGTGAACTACTTACCTGCCAATTATCCCGGTACTGGTGATGCCTTTGCCAGTGTGGTCACAGGTTCATTACTGCAGGGAGACAGCCTGCCCATTGCATTGGACCGGGCTGTAAGGTTCACTTCAATGGGAGTTCGTGCAACATTTGGCTATGACTACAATACCGACCAGGGAATTTTGCTGGAAAGAATACTGGATACCCTTGTTGCTCCTGTACAGACCAGCAGTTACGAAATATTCTAA
- a CDS encoding transcriptional repressor, whose amino-acid sequence MSQIENIRDKLAESGLKITPQRMAVYEALLNINDHPTADMIKEYVSKTNPSISLGTVYKTLEAFGEKGLITKVKTENDIMRYDPIIEKHHHLYDQKTGNIYDYYDDELNQLIINHLNKKKIKNFKVEDIKLNIIGESNEVKIK is encoded by the coding sequence ATGAGTCAAATAGAAAACATAAGGGATAAGCTGGCAGAAAGCGGATTGAAGATTACCCCACAAAGGATGGCAGTGTATGAAGCTTTGTTGAATATCAATGATCATCCTACTGCTGACATGATTAAAGAGTACGTAAGCAAAACAAACCCGTCGATATCCCTAGGGACGGTTTATAAAACGCTGGAAGCATTTGGGGAGAAAGGTTTAATCACTAAAGTTAAAACAGAAAACGATATCATGCGCTACGATCCCATAATTGAAAAACATCATCATTTATACGACCAAAAAACAGGTAACATTTATGATTATTATGATGATGAACTAAATCAATTAATAATTAATCATCTAAATAAGAAAAAAATAAAAAATTTCAAAGTAGAAGATATTAAGCTAAACATCATAGGAGAATCGAATGAAGTGAAAATAAAGTGA